In a single window of the Atlantibacter hermannii genome:
- the cfxP gene encoding putative phosphoribulokinase — translation MSAQHPIIAVTGSSGAGTTTTSLAFRKIFAQLNLHAAEVEGDSFHRYTRPEMDMAIRKARDVGKHISYFGPEANDFGLLEQTFSQYGQTGTGQSRKYLHTYDEAVPWNQVPGTFTPWQPLPEPTDVLFYEGLHGGVVTPQHDVAQHVDLLVGVVPIVNLEWIQKLIRDTSERGHSREAVMDSVVRSMDDYINFITPQFSRTHINFQRVPTVDTSNPFAAKAIPSLDESFVVVHFRNLEGIDFPWLLAMLQGSFISHINTLVVPGGKMGLAMELIMLPLVKRIMEGRKI, via the coding sequence ATGTCTGCTCAACATCCGATTATCGCCGTCACCGGCTCCAGCGGAGCCGGAACGACCACCACCAGCCTCGCATTTCGCAAGATTTTCGCCCAGCTCAATCTCCATGCCGCCGAAGTGGAAGGTGACAGCTTTCATCGCTATACCCGCCCTGAAATGGATATGGCGATCCGTAAGGCGCGCGATGTGGGTAAGCACATCAGTTACTTTGGTCCAGAAGCCAACGACTTTGGTTTGCTGGAGCAAACATTCAGTCAGTACGGTCAGACCGGAACGGGGCAGTCGCGCAAATACCTGCACACCTACGACGAAGCCGTTCCCTGGAATCAGGTGCCAGGCACATTTACGCCCTGGCAGCCGCTGCCGGAACCTACAGACGTCTTGTTCTATGAAGGCCTGCACGGTGGCGTGGTGACGCCACAGCACGATGTTGCGCAGCACGTTGATTTGCTGGTCGGGGTGGTGCCGATCGTCAACCTTGAGTGGATTCAAAAACTGATCCGCGATACCAGCGAGCGCGGCCATTCACGGGAAGCCGTGATGGATTCCGTGGTGCGTTCAATGGATGATTACATCAATTTCATCACGCCGCAGTTTTCCCGTACCCACATTAACTTCCAGCGCGTGCCCACCGTCGATACCTCCAACCCCTTCGCCGCAAAAGCGATCCCGTCGCTGGATGAAAGCTTTGTGGTGGTGCATTTCAGGAATCTGGAAGGCATTGATTTCCCCTGGCTGCTGGCCATGTTGCAGGGTTCATTCATTTCCCACATAAATACATTAGTGGTGCCTGGCGGCAAAATGGGGCTGGCGATGGAATTAATTATGCTGCCGCTGGTGAAGCGCATTATGGAAGGGCGAAAAATTTAA
- a CDS encoding putative hydrolase: MAEITPAELTDSDETSRHFRPMAGARNPHLQTMLPRVLRRRLQFTPVWQRLDTPDGDFVDLAWSEEPEQAKHKPRLVIFHGLEGSLHSPYAYGLIQAAKARGWLGVVMHFRGCSGEPNRMHRIYHSGETEDGRYFLEWLNSRFGEQPTAAVGFSLGGNMLACLLAKNPNLPVSAAAIVSAPFMLEHCCNHIEKGFSQVYQHYLLKLLKANATRKLQAWPGTLPVDLARLKNIRRLREFDELITSKAHGFNGAVDYYQRCSAMPLLPSITQPTLIIHAQDDPFMDSHVIPDMAQLPANIEYQLTEYGGHVGFVGGTALRPKMWLEARIPDWLTPYLDKQ; this comes from the coding sequence ATGGCTGAAATTACACCTGCAGAATTGACTGACAGCGATGAAACGTCGCGCCATTTCCGGCCAATGGCTGGCGCGCGTAATCCCCATTTGCAAACGATGCTGCCGCGAGTATTGCGCCGACGATTGCAGTTCACCCCTGTCTGGCAACGGCTGGATACCCCCGACGGCGATTTCGTCGATCTGGCGTGGAGCGAAGAACCGGAGCAGGCGAAACACAAACCCCGGCTGGTCATATTTCATGGTCTGGAAGGCAGTCTGCATAGCCCTTACGCCTACGGTCTGATTCAGGCGGCTAAAGCCCGCGGCTGGCTGGGCGTGGTGATGCATTTTCGCGGATGCAGCGGCGAACCGAACCGTATGCACCGTATTTACCACTCCGGCGAAACTGAAGACGGACGGTATTTTCTCGAATGGCTGAACAGTCGCTTTGGCGAGCAGCCAACGGCGGCGGTCGGTTTTTCACTGGGCGGCAACATGCTGGCCTGTCTGCTGGCTAAAAACCCCAACCTTCCTGTCAGCGCGGCGGCCATCGTCTCCGCGCCGTTTATGCTGGAGCACTGCTGTAACCACATCGAAAAGGGCTTTTCCCAGGTTTATCAGCACTACCTGTTAAAGCTGCTTAAAGCCAACGCCACGCGCAAACTTCAGGCCTGGCCGGGAACCTTGCCGGTCGATCTCGCCCGGTTGAAGAACATTCGTCGCCTGCGGGAGTTTGATGAGCTCATCACCTCAAAAGCCCACGGTTTTAACGGTGCGGTAGATTATTATCAGCGCTGTAGCGCCATGCCGCTGCTGCCCTCGATAACCCAGCCTACACTGATTATTCATGCTCAGGACGATCCCTTCATGGACAGTCACGTCATTCCGGACATGGCACAACTGCCCGCGAATATCGAGTACCAGTTGACCGAATATGGCGGGCATGTCGGCTTTGTTGGCGGGACAGCCTTACGCCCGAAAATGTGGCTTGAAGCGCGTATTCCCGACTGGTTAACCCCTTACCTGGATAAACAATGA
- the yhfK gene encoding inner membrane protein — MWRRLIYHPEINYALRQTLVLCLPVAVGLVVGHLQHGLLFSLVPACCNIAGLDTPHKRFFKRLIVGGSLFALSSLAVQLLLQTPLPLPLVLTGLALILGVTAEISPLHARLFPASLIAAIFTLSLAGNMPIWEPLLLYVLGTLWYGLFNWFWFWLWREQPLRETLSLLYRQLADYCEAKYSLLTQHADPQTALPPLLARQQKTVDLITQCYQQLNMLSAGHHHGYKRLMRTFQIALDLQEHISVSLHQPEEVQKLVRASHAEAVIRWTAQTVAARLRERADDILYHRYPKRFEMDKQIGALEKIARQHPDNPVGQFCEYHFSRIARVLKSQRPLYTRDLMEDKQRRLPVLRALKSYLSLKSTALRNAARIAVMLSIASLVGSALHLPKPYWILMTVMFVTQNGYGATRVRILHRAGGTMAGLIIAGMTLHYHIADGYTLLAMLFITLVSYLIIRKNYGWATIGFTVTAVYTLQLLSLSGEQFILPRLIDTLIGCLIAFGGMVWLWPQWQSGLLRKNAHDALEADQKAIRLILSDDPQPTPLAWQRMLVNQAHNALYNSLNQAMQEPGFNSRYLDEMKLWVTHSQFIVEHINAITTMAREHTMLTPELAQRYLQSCEIALQRCQQRLEYDEPGETKDAVILDTPEEFSQGPLSVLEQHLQRIIGHLNTMHTISSVAWRQRPRHGIWRSRRLGNPSAVND, encoded by the coding sequence ATGTGGCGACGTCTGATCTACCACCCGGAAATTAACTACGCCCTTCGTCAAACTCTGGTGTTGTGTCTACCCGTGGCGGTTGGGCTGGTTGTCGGTCACCTCCAGCACGGTCTGCTGTTCTCCCTCGTTCCCGCCTGTTGCAACATTGCCGGTTTAGATACGCCGCATAAACGCTTTTTTAAACGCCTGATTGTTGGCGGCTCACTGTTTGCGCTCAGCAGCCTGGCGGTGCAGTTGCTGCTGCAAACGCCCCTTCCCCTGCCGCTGGTGCTCACGGGGCTGGCGTTAATCCTGGGCGTGACCGCGGAGATCAGCCCGTTGCATGCGCGCTTGTTTCCGGCGTCGCTGATTGCCGCCATTTTTACCCTAAGTCTGGCGGGCAACATGCCGATCTGGGAGCCGCTCCTGCTGTATGTGCTCGGCACCTTATGGTACGGCTTATTCAACTGGTTCTGGTTTTGGCTATGGCGCGAGCAGCCGCTGCGCGAAACACTCAGTCTGCTTTACCGACAACTGGCGGACTACTGTGAAGCCAAATACAGCCTGCTCACACAGCACGCCGATCCGCAAACCGCGTTGCCGCCCCTGCTGGCGCGTCAGCAAAAAACCGTCGATCTGATTACTCAGTGTTATCAGCAACTCAATATGCTGTCGGCGGGGCATCATCACGGCTATAAGCGCTTAATGCGTACTTTTCAGATTGCCCTGGATTTGCAGGAACATATTTCAGTAAGCCTGCATCAGCCTGAAGAAGTGCAGAAGCTGGTGCGTGCAAGCCATGCCGAAGCAGTGATCCGCTGGACGGCCCAAACGGTAGCGGCCAGGCTGCGGGAACGCGCCGACGATATTTTGTATCACCGTTACCCCAAACGCTTTGAAATGGATAAACAGATCGGCGCGCTGGAAAAAATCGCCCGTCAGCATCCCGACAACCCGGTTGGACAGTTCTGCGAATACCATTTCAGCCGCATCGCCAGAGTCCTGAAAAGCCAGCGTCCACTGTATACGCGGGATTTGATGGAGGATAAACAACGCCGTTTACCGGTATTGCGGGCGTTGAAAAGTTATCTGTCGCTCAAGTCCACCGCCCTGCGCAACGCCGCCCGCATCGCCGTTATGCTGAGCATCGCCAGCCTGGTGGGCAGCGCGCTGCACTTGCCGAAACCTTACTGGATACTGATGACCGTGATGTTCGTAACCCAGAACGGTTACGGCGCCACGCGGGTACGCATCTTACATCGTGCCGGCGGCACCATGGCGGGACTGATTATTGCGGGCATGACGCTGCATTATCACATTGCGGATGGCTATACCCTGCTGGCGATGCTGTTTATCACCCTGGTGAGCTACCTTATCATTCGTAAAAATTACGGCTGGGCCACCATCGGGTTTACGGTGACGGCGGTGTACACCCTGCAACTGCTGTCGCTGAGCGGCGAGCAGTTCATCCTGCCGCGCCTGATTGACACGCTGATTGGCTGCCTGATCGCGTTCGGCGGCATGGTCTGGCTATGGCCCCAGTGGCAAAGCGGCCTGCTGCGGAAAAATGCCCATGACGCCCTGGAAGCCGACCAGAAAGCAATACGCTTAATTCTCAGCGACGATCCGCAACCCACGCCGCTTGCATGGCAAAGGATGCTGGTGAATCAGGCCCATAACGCGCTCTATAACTCCCTGAACCAGGCGATGCAGGAACCGGGATTTAATTCGCGTTATCTGGACGAAATGAAACTCTGGGTCACCCACAGTCAGTTTATCGTTGAGCATATCAACGCCATCACTACCATGGCGCGGGAACATACCATGCTGACGCCGGAACTGGCGCAGCGCTATTTGCAGTCCTGCGAGATTGCGCTCCAGCGCTGTCAGCAACGGCTTGAATATGATGAACCCGGGGAGACGAAAGACGCGGTGATTCTGGATACCCCGGAAGAGTTTTCCCAGGGGCCGTTAAGCGTCCTCGAGCAACATTTGCAGCGCATTATCGGCCATCTGAACACCATGCACACCATTTCGTCCGTCGCCTGGCGTCAACGGCCCCGCCACGGTATCTGGCGGAGCCGACGTCTCGGTAATCCGTCTGCGGTTAACGACTGA
- the yhfA gene encoding OsmC family protein, whose amino-acid sequence MQARVKWVEGLTFLGESASGHQILMDGNSGDKAPSPMEMVLMAAGGCSAIDVVSILQKGRHDITDCEVKLTSERREEAPRYFTHINLHFIVTGHALKDAAVARAVDLSAEKYCSVALMLEKAVNITHSYEVIEG is encoded by the coding sequence ATGCAGGCAAGAGTGAAGTGGGTTGAAGGGTTAACCTTTCTTGGCGAGTCCGCCTCCGGGCACCAGATTTTGATGGACGGCAACTCCGGTGACAAAGCCCCCAGCCCGATGGAAATGGTGCTGATGGCGGCAGGTGGATGCAGCGCGATCGACGTCGTTTCGATCCTGCAGAAAGGTCGCCATGACATTACCGATTGTGAAGTCAAGCTGACGTCAGAACGACGTGAAGAGGCGCCGCGCTACTTCACCCACATTAATTTGCATTTCATCGTGACCGGCCACGCGCTGAAAGACGCGGCGGTCGCACGCGCAGTCGATCTCTCTGCAGAAAAATACTGCTCGGTCGCCCTGATGCTGGAAAAGGCCGTCAACATCACCCATTCCTATGAAGTGATCGAAGGCTAA
- the crp gene encoding cyclic AMP receptor protein — translation MVLGKPQTDPTLEWFLSHCHIHKYPSKSTLIHQGEKAETLYYIVKGSVAVLIKDEEGKEMILSYLNQGDFIGELGLFEEGQERSAWVRAKTACEVAEISYKKFRQLIQVNPDILMRLSSQMARRLQVTSEKVGNLAFLDVTGRIAQTLLNLAKQPDAMTHPDGMQIKITRQEIGQIVGCSRETVGRILKMLEDQNLISAHGKTIVVYGTR, via the coding sequence ATGGTGCTTGGCAAACCGCAAACAGACCCGACTCTCGAATGGTTCTTGTCTCATTGCCATATTCATAAGTACCCATCGAAGAGCACGCTGATTCACCAGGGTGAAAAGGCGGAAACGTTGTATTACATCGTTAAAGGCTCCGTGGCAGTGCTGATTAAAGATGAAGAGGGCAAGGAAATGATCCTCTCTTATCTGAATCAGGGCGATTTCATCGGCGAACTGGGATTGTTCGAAGAAGGTCAGGAACGCAGTGCCTGGGTTCGCGCCAAAACGGCGTGTGAAGTGGCAGAAATCTCCTACAAAAAATTCCGCCAGTTGATTCAGGTTAACCCTGACATCCTGATGCGTCTTTCTTCGCAGATGGCACGCCGTCTGCAGGTGACATCAGAAAAAGTAGGCAACCTTGCCTTCCTTGATGTAACAGGCCGCATCGCGCAGACGCTGCTCAACCTGGCCAAACAGCCGGATGCCATGACGCACCCGGATGGTATGCAGATCAAAATTACCCGCCAGGAGATCGGCCAGATCGTCGGCTGTTCCCGCGAAACCGTTGGCCGCATTTTGAAAATGCTGGAAGATCAAAACCTGATCTCCGCCCACGGTAAAACTATTGTGGTTTACGGAACCCGCTAA
- the yheU gene encoding putative enolase: MIIPWQSLAPETLDNIIEAFVLREGTDYGEHERSLSDKVSQVKRQLERGDAVLVWSELHETVNIMPRDQFRG; the protein is encoded by the coding sequence ATGATTATTCCCTGGCAATCCCTTGCACCCGAAACGCTTGATAACATTATTGAAGCTTTTGTCTTGCGGGAAGGTACGGATTATGGTGAACATGAGCGTTCGCTCAGCGATAAAGTGTCGCAGGTGAAACGCCAGCTGGAGCGCGGCGATGCTGTTCTGGTGTGGTCGGAACTGCATGAAACGGTCAATATCATGCCGCGCGACCAGTTCCGGGGTTAA
- a CDS encoding Bifunctional NMN adenylyltransferase/Nudix hydrolase yields the protein MTTEAEYLQQYDSSRFPSLLVTVDSVLFTLQEQALCVLLVQRARHPQQGLWALPGGFIDVEKDDSTYDTALRKLTEKTGVRPSWLEQLETFSGPTRDPRGWSLTAAWFALIASVDCQPHIASVSDAKWVPVSKLEHTELAFDHRDIIAAALRRLRQKTMYSLLPVYCLPECFTLTQLHEATEIILGQPIQRKSLIRRFEASGMFEETGESVATGARKARLWRRKPDADIYLFSRNLLAE from the coding sequence ATGACGACAGAAGCGGAATACCTGCAGCAATACGACTCCTCCCGGTTCCCCTCTCTGCTGGTCACCGTGGACAGCGTGCTGTTTACTCTTCAGGAGCAGGCACTCTGCGTTCTGCTGGTACAGCGTGCAAGGCATCCGCAGCAAGGGCTTTGGGCGCTGCCGGGCGGGTTTATTGATGTCGAAAAAGATGATTCCACTTACGATACCGCGCTGCGGAAACTCACCGAAAAAACCGGCGTAAGGCCGTCATGGCTTGAGCAACTGGAGACCTTTTCCGGCCCCACCCGCGATCCGCGCGGCTGGAGCCTGACGGCGGCATGGTTTGCCCTTATCGCGTCGGTAGATTGCCAACCGCACATCGCTTCGGTGAGCGACGCAAAGTGGGTGCCGGTGTCAAAGCTTGAACATACCGAACTGGCTTTTGACCACCGCGATATTATTGCCGCGGCGCTACGTCGGTTACGCCAGAAAACCATGTACTCCCTGCTGCCGGTATACTGCCTGCCCGAGTGTTTTACCCTGACGCAACTTCATGAGGCTACCGAAATTATTTTGGGTCAGCCCATCCAGCGTAAAAGCCTGATTCGCCGTTTTGAAGCGTCGGGTATGTTTGAGGAGACCGGCGAAAGCGTGGCTACCGGCGCACGTAAAGCCCGCCTCTGGCGACGCAAACCGGATGCCGATATCTACCTTTTTTCCCGCAATTTACTGGCGGAATAA